A window from Verrucomicrobiota bacterium encodes these proteins:
- a CDS encoding Uma2 family endonuclease — protein MLATAHRGGARWPAAALRVGRGRNGSVASGGSSRNSTTYYYFQGNLTRGRDLAECRLETSEGVKAVDVAWVSRLRRESQLKEACYLIAPEICVEIESPSNSRAELMERERLYFEKGAQEFWLCDLNGRMTFLNPAGEIARSGLCPTFPSTVSLD, from the coding sequence TTGCTCGCCACAGCCCACAGGGGCGGGGCGCGCTGGCCGGCTGCAGCGTTGCGCGTCGGTCGAGGCCGAAACGGTTCTGTCGCATCCGGCGGTTCCAGCAGGAATTCAACGACTTACTACTACTTTCAGGGTAACCTGACGCGAGGGCGAGATCTGGCGGAGTGTCGATTGGAAACATCGGAAGGCGTCAAGGCCGTGGACGTCGCCTGGGTGTCTCGGCTCCGTCGAGAATCGCAATTGAAGGAAGCGTGCTATCTGATCGCGCCGGAGATTTGTGTGGAAATCGAATCCCCCTCCAACTCGCGCGCGGAGTTGATGGAGCGCGAGCGGCTCTATTTCGAGAAAGGCGCCCAGGAGTTCTGGCTTTGTGATTTGAACGGCCGAATGACCTTCCTCAATCCCGCCGGCGAGATCGCCAGGTCCGGCCTCTGCCCCACCTTTCCCTCCACGGTTTCGCTGGATTGA
- a CDS encoding tetratricopeptide repeat protein, producing MKPIQPPDRHFLLAAQGWLELGNQKEAFKELRKISPEFSGHPEVIRARWKLYNDIKGEKGTQVIADIISELGLTSVMSQVHRARSSHAALCRSMPSGETVLASVKLPLLFAVPYNLACYACQLGNLKEAWEWLQVAVELCDAQEIRSLALNDTDLEPLWGRIREL from the coding sequence ATGAAACCAATTCAGCCGCCGGACCGCCATTTTCTGCTCGCGGCGCAGGGATGGCTCGAACTGGGAAACCAGAAGGAGGCTTTCAAGGAATTGCGGAAGATTTCTCCCGAATTCAGCGGCCACCCCGAAGTCATTAGAGCGCGCTGGAAACTCTATAACGACATCAAAGGCGAAAAAGGGACTCAGGTCATCGCCGATATCATTTCTGAACTGGGCTTGACGAGCGTGATGAGCCAGGTCCACCGCGCGCGCAGCTCCCACGCCGCCTTGTGTCGGTCCATGCCGTCCGGCGAAACGGTGCTCGCCTCGGTAAAGCTCCCGTTGCTCTTCGCCGTCCCCTACAATCTGGCTTGCTACGCGTGTCAGTTGGGGAACCTGAAAGAAGCCTGGGAATGGCTTCAGGTCGCCGTCGAGCTTTGTGACGCGCAGGAAATCCGCAGTCTGGCGTTGAACGACACCGATCTGGAGCCGCTGTGGGGTCGGATCCGGGAGCTGTAG